A window of Miscanthus floridulus cultivar M001 chromosome 12, ASM1932011v1, whole genome shotgun sequence genomic DNA:
ttcaacaataaaagctccacataaagctccgacgactctcgaccacggcgTGGTGGTGCGGGGGTTAGAATGCGGCGGCGCTGGTCGTCGCGTTCCACGCTAGCGGGATCACTAACAACGGTAACGTCTTGGCACCGGCTACTACACGTCCTGACCCAATGCTAACGCTCAAAACCGAAGGAAAAGCGCCGATGAGCCGAGCTATGgccagcttgccgtggaggcggccatggcgaccgtgaactccggtgagaaaggaaacggtgaattcgccctcaccgaagcgtgacagccgcagcaatcaagacgaggggtggagggaggtgtggcgcagctatgggcgagatggaggcggtggtggtccGACGTAGCGCACACGAGGCGATGGCGGAGGcggtgctgtgctcggcggcgTGACCTGGTTCTGCGGCGAGAGCAagggagggcgctggagagggagagagctggcgtgggcgagtggaaatggagcgggcgcacgctggcgtgaagaaggcgcgcccaggcgcggcgtggcctgcgcggtcagggcgctggcgacgcgcggccatggcgacctccacgcggcgcgcggtgtctgaagccggtcggccactgtacattcgcgattcagttcgtcagtgaaccggtgcagtgcctgacgacgagttttcaagttgatttaccggctaatcggtggctccttcgtgcaaacatacagaatagaatttgtagacccatgtaccagcttcaaatgttattaaaggatcatgcttcaacactcaaccaaactcgagttatttcgTTCCAAAGTCCGGCTGTCAGACCGTTAGTgagcaaacacttagaaaatttttttgaagtgttgaaaacagtgaaaagctgatttttgtgagtccaattcaaacatgttagaagctaaatcagtccatgacataaaaataaaagttgttccttatgtcaaacactacaactttgctttagtgaactcctccatgcaaggtctctaacacctagttcaactttagtcaaacatgtcactttgaaatcatgatgcacattcaaaccatggctaaatgaccaaactagccctagccctaaataccaaagttgttcatgatgatactctaatcatgttaaaacaatttgcaaggtcatttaagcatttcatgtagtagtcactcatatagctattcaggtcaacacatgaaataccacttaagtgctggatcatgaaatgtggccttcatgaacaaggttccttttgttaacctaagtatagctaaggtgttttagtgaccaaccttacccacttgcatccatttgcacatgatcccatgcatatgttctaagaaacacgcgatagcaagtaatgtttcatatgtttcgatcaaatgtttcaattgtaaatgatgatttatggatgcttgatgctcatgctcatgttatgcaagtcaagttatgcaaggctaacacccgaggtgttacaacgaaAAAAGGGCATAAGGTCAGAACGGAAAAATAAAGGAAGAAAACGAGGGGAATCGTTGATGTACTCTGACGCTTTCGGTCGATGGGTACGTTTTGGGGACAAAGCCCTGaacccctgctccaactcatgtgggcGGGACCATTTCAAGCCTGCCTCCTGCTCCGACGTAGGGGGGCTCATCTCTCTTGTCTCcgagggcgcggcaccagagccgctcccctccagtGGCTCATGGGGCGCGGTGCcagagccgcccccctccatcagctcaCGGGGCATGATGTCGAAACCACCCCCCTCCGCTAGTACCTTGGGGACGGCCTCAGATCCATCCCCAGCCATCCACCAATCCTCCGCCGGCACCCCGCGGGTGACGGCGGATCCTCCGGCTCCCGCCGGACCCAAAGGCAGGCCTAACTCCACTGTCCCCGTAGACTAACGTCCCACCACATGGAATGGAAGGGGTCCCTGCATGGACAACAAGTCCTCATTCACCAGGTCACCCCAATCCACACCGGCTACCgtctcatcatcgtcgtcatcatcatcgtcgtcgtcatcactactagtctcctctcctcgatcgtgagcttgctgcttccgtatcgccttcttcttcatgaGCTCCCTTATCTTCTTGTCCCAACTGGCCAGGGCATGGTTTGCTGCCGCCCGGGTTGGGTCCTTTGGCAGCGGAGCCAGGCTATTATTGAAGAATAGTCCTCCCGGCTGATCCCGCTATCCCACGGTTAGCATCAGGGGATCGGAAATTTCAAGCAAAAAGAAGAGCAAGGGAAAACAAAACTTACAAAGTCAATAAACCTCAGCTCCAGCCGCATTGAGGGATGCCCTGGCACCGGGTACACAAAGTCGAGGACAGCGCCAACGGAGTCCTTCatgggctccatcacctcctagatGCGCTGTGCCACTTCGAAAGGAGGGAGTGCTTCATCGGCGAGCGCCGTCCCTTCGAATGACGCTTTAGGCACCATTTGATATAGGGGAAGCACGCGTGCCATCAGCGGCgcaaccctcctcgcgtggtaggcaccaataatcttcgaccccttcacgcccctctcctttagagttCGGAGGGCAGCGAGAAGGCCGTTGAGATGCTTCTTGTTTGTGGCCTAAACGCCCCACCCCCACGACTCTggggcctccaagatgtagcgcCCAGTGAAGGCCGGCAAGGGAGCGGTGGCGTCATttttgacatagaaccattgcgaatgccaccccttgttggaggtggtcAGACGCATTAGCGGATACGCCCCTGCCTGGGTGTTGTGGAGGTGGATACTAGCGCACCCCACCGACGCATGCAGATCTTGCTTCCCGACATGCCTCTTCACAAGATTGACGGCAAAGAGATAccgccacaggtcaaagtggggattgatccccaagaacccctcgcacagcGCGACAAACACCGCAATGTGCTTGATTCCGTTGGGGGTAAGGTGTTgaagctccacctggtagtagtcCATCAGTCCCTGAAGGAACTAATGGGCGGGCATGGCGAATCCTCGCTCATGGATGTGGGTAAAAGAAATGATGTACCCTTCGGGTGGCTCCGGTTCCCCCTCTTCACCAGGCAGCCGCTACTCCTCGGCGGCGGTCAACGGGCGAAGGTGGcctcggcggacgaggccctctaagcgctgaggagagatgttggatttgtaccctgGGCCCACTGCGATGGCAGGAGCAGCACGGGGAAGAAGGCAACAGCGAGTTTGACAGTGGAGGCAGTATGGGTGCAAGAGGCGCaagcgattggcggcggaggctgaggatgcgaaggcaaggaggcaaaatGCGGAACCCTAGgagcgaaccccgtggttttataggggcgatggatgcgagaagggcaaccgtccgcctcgatctacaagcctgccacgcgcaccgccGCGTCACCTCGCGGGATACACGCACACGATCCCTATCCCTTCCTAAAAAATCGCACCGGAtagttcgccttccccaggcggACCAGGACTCTCTCTCTCCATCGAGGGGACATGGGTCACAGAGCTTTTCCCTCCATCCCACCTAGGATCCCAAAGCCGAAGggccgtcccaacgagggatagGCCTGCAAACTACCGGGACTCAAGGACGCAAGCATCACTAGGGCCTCAATCCACAGTCGGGTCTTAGCCAGGCTGGCCCTGAATAAAATCCCCGCGAATGGAATACCACGATTCTCttaaaaaatatccagttgacgaaaaaccTAGTCTTTCAGCCTTACCTGCGAAGGGTCCAATACTACCCCCCGAacgactctactcgagtcacccaggggctcgggggctacaaccatcgggtgcgctcgcgcgcaccctttggcaaagtaactccgacgaaatcaaaaacaccccccgagcgattctatccgaatcaacCGGggcctcgagggctactgtcggggacctaataccggggtaccctcgAAGGTAGGACTAATAACCATCGACCGTTAAAAACTCCTAGACGAACAAGGGCGCCACTgcgtttcttgcccgaatgatgggagcttggttctgcctcacccgacgcccgTGGGCCGGCTCTGCGTCGCCCAACGTCCATgggctgggctccgcctcacccgagggctaagggctagactccgcctcgcccgacgcccgtgggccagttctgccttgcccgagggctaagggctagactccgcctcgctcaacgCCCGTGGGCCAGTTCCgcttcgcccgagggctaagggctagactctgtctcacccgacgccCTTCGGccaactccacctcgcccgagggctaagggctagactccacctcgcccgacccccgaggggtgggctcggtctcgcccaagggataaaggctagactccgcctcgcccgacgtccaaggacAGACCTCACCTTGCCCGATGTCCGAAGACTGGTTTCGTCTTGCCTGACAACCTCTCCctgctccctcatgatgataggtacagggtaggacaagacatttgggtcaaccgcggcttcgaggaccatacccagtgccccggtaggaaaagtactgctagggaacgacaggatgggtgctttagacccttctaggcgtagcagagcctgaatagtgttgcgggcatgtgctcttcgccctatagaattgtaggcgctgccttcagccctcagacacggaacccgacgtagacatacgacaaccactacggtccaggaaaggactcgcgtcctccacaaatgacggatgtgCTGTCACCACATTATGGTCCTAAGGGAGCGGAGCCTGCTTCATGGCCCCTCAGGTCCACCGGATCGGAGCACTTGCTTCGGCCTCCGaacgccctctccgatcggaaggccttgcccacagcgctactttagaccccgaccccgcgtccctccgatggagactcataggaaccagaaagagtggagcaaggctgggcaaggctcataagtcaaaaccactataccagagtccataccctgcgcggagcagtactctgtaaccatcctgacattctacagtggcatcgacagtattataGGTGCTTATCATTATCTCGTACCCgccggaatggacaacaaggctgggaagacgtgaacaacaaggcttggtagcatacgcaccctttccctctcacttgtaaagccgtccccttcatctataaaaggggatgtgcttcctccaacaaggggacggacttttgacaacacaacacatattacacacagtcaagctgctaccaggcgcttggcatcctttcgacccttccataagagacttgggaccagtccctctctcgaccgtttgtacccctactatgaaccatttttggtgctaataacacgagcagcaacagactggacgtagggacattcagcccgaacaagtataaatcttgtgtcctttagcgcaccatctgggcctaatgcgcataaatacaaatttacttgccggtgcttgttcgaaacaccgacagcctTCTTCAAAATCCAATTGGAAATGTCTCTCTAAAATGGAGAAACAACTAGAATgaaaatcaagcaatgtagccatcaaaataaCGGTAAAGCAACAAAATCGAAGAAGTAGgtgcttgttactaaccttaaagcaagaaGATCATGCTCGTGCTTAAAAATCCAAGAGCTTCATGGCGAAGAACGATCGCAACAATAAAGGGAGTGGGGAAAACACGAGGCTGCTGGATGGGTGTGCTCCGGATGGAAGAGAGGACGACAGCATTTTGTACTGTCAGTTTATCATTGTTGGCTTAAGacaaaaaccgatagtgatatcaCCACATCATTGTCGGTTAGTGGCTAGAACCAGCGTGATTATATCACCGTCCATTTACTGTCGGTTccagccacaaaccggcagtgatgtggactTTAACTATCGGTTTTTGGCCATCCCCAATTAGTTTCTGATTTTGAATTtcataaccgacagtgaaaggttatcactgtcggttctccaaaaaccggcagtgaatgtCGAATCTGTTGTAGTGGGAGGGCCATCTGCTTAGTGACTTGTGGTTATGGGCCTCTCGGACGACGCGTGGCTTCACGAAATCGTAGAGAAATCGGCTAGTGGGGGTTTCCTATTTAGCTATAGTAGCTGAATATAAAATATTTGCAATAATCGTCGCTCGAAAGGAAACTAAAATTCAGCCACCCGAATTTTAGAAGTCCCTCCCTTTGTTCCAGCTGTCCCATGATGCTTAATCCTTCATCAAAGAAAAAATCTATTTATTTTGTACTGGGTACAAACTAAATGATTATTTTTATCAACACTAAAATAGTTAATTAATTTGCTCCTCTTGGTTCAGTTTAATTTGTCAGGCGGCAGAAATGGAACTTCGCGTACATGTACATCCAAGTATAGAAATACCATGAATAATGCCCAATCATTAATTAGATTTTCAATGAACTATTATTTCCTATATTAGATAGTGACAATGCAATCAAACATACTACTGGCTGCTCGCACGCACGCATAATAATAAGTATTACTCCTCCacatgccatttattcaatacaTATATAAGGTGCACATGTACGTAACGCTTGTGTGTGCAACATATATAAGCACTAGTAGTTGGTATCCCAGAACTGAGACTGGAGCCAATCTATGAGTTTCTTTTCCACCTGGAACGCCTTGGCCAAAACATCATCCGAGATCGGCGGCTTCGATCCAAACACCGCGCTGGCGACCGTAATAACACCAGGGTTTTGGCTGCTGAGCGATGACAAGGCAGCCGCTGGCTTATCATGGTCCAGGTTCATCTGGAAGTGGATCATGGCCTTGGGGAAGACGAACACGTCACCCTTCTTGACCACCTTGGAGAAGAGCCTGTTTGGGTTGGACGTGACGAAGCCAAGGTAGAGGGTGCCCTCGAGCACGGTGAGGAGCTCGGTGGCGCGGGGATGTATGTGGGGCGGGTTCACACCCAGGGGCGCGTAGTCGATGCGCGCCAGCGAGATGCCTAGGGTGTTGAGGCCCGGGAAGCTCTCGACGTTGATGTTGGTGACGTTGGATCCCACCTTGTTGTGGGTGTCCCTGCGCTTGTCGATGATCATGGCTGGGTTGTAGAAGTCGTCCGGGGTCACGGCCATTGGGTCCTTGCAAGGAAACCCATTGACACGCACTGCACACACACAAAATATACATGCACAAAAGCTGGTCAGAAACTAATAAATTCAGCTTAGAGATAATATTCTGCTTAGACCGGATTaagcagcatgcatgcatgcatagacGTGCGTACCAGGCGACTTCTTGTCTGCAACACAGAAGTCCTGGAGAGGGCTAGGATCGTAGGCGATGGCCTGCTGCCATGAGGCCAGCGCAACAAGCGCCGCTGCAAGGAGGaccaaggaagaagaggaggccATCTTGTGTGCCGTTTGCAGTGGATAAGCGAGTGAGGTGTGCATTGGCCACGGTAGATGTGCTGCATTTTATAGCTGCAGCAGAACGACCGAGGTGGCGTACGTAATGCGCAATAGTAAGGATACGTGGAGCTTGCATGCGATAAACAGAACGAGTCAGAGCGAGGTTCAGGTACGTGGGAGACTAGCAATAGTACGTGCGTTTGAAATAGCCTCTGACTGCTACAAATTGAATACTTCCACAATGTTCATCAATATCTATCTACTAACTGATCTATAACGTGTGGCACCATGGCCTAGCTTGTGACGTTTGTGACTTTGTGGGGATTGTCATATGTGTTGTGCCACCTAATTAGCATTGGCGGATCCATTAGCTACATGCATGGTGGTATACTGGTATATATAAAACTAAATTATTCATTGAGGTTTGAGAGGCTAATAGTCGCTCTTCCATGGTACTCTCCCTCTTAAACATTGTGAAAGCACATTCATATAGAAAAATAATTTAGTGCCaccattttttaaaaaaacaagaGCCATGATATAATACGCCCGTATGTTGCACGAGGTCACAATTTTTTAAATTGAACCTCAGTAATCTGGCACAAACACGTAAGCTGCGAGGACTTCGTATCGGATGTGAACACGTAGATTCTATCTTCGTATCGGAAAGGATAGGACATGGACATGTGAGCTCCGAGTGAAGTAAGATTTGTATTAGGCGCGGACTGTGAGTAGGGATTGAGATTTGGTATCACTAGGTGGATGATAACTTTAAAGTATTTCTAGGTTTAGATAGATAAGAGAAGCGACAATTGTAGCGCCCAGACGTCCAGCGCGCGAGTGCGTCCGGACACCGGTCCGCTTCCCAAACCCTCGCCCCAACCCTCCACCATGCCTCGTAAAACTGAATAGAAACGGAACCCGCCCGTGTCCTCCGCTCCCCACCGCGCCCCTATCCCCGTTCCCCCCACCGCACCCTTGTCCCAAAAAAAGAGCACGAAATACTTCAAGTGCAACATTTAAATATATGAAAAAACTATATAGTGTAACATCAGGATAAATACTGCAACATCGTAaaaatatgtagtgcaacattgaaaaacatgtactgcaacgTCGAAAAATATGCACTGCAACAAcgaaaattatgtactgcaacatcgaaaaacatgTGCCGCAACATCAAAAAAACATGTTCTGCAACATCAAAAAATATGTGCTGCAACAACGAAAATTATGTGCTGCAACATCCAAAAAATATGTGCTGCAACATcaaaaaacatgtactgcaacatcaaaaaaatATGTATTGCAACATAAAAAATTATGTGATGCAACATCAAAAATTATGcgctgcaacatcgaaaattatgtgcTGCAACATCTCAAGCACTAGTACTGCAATATCTCAAGCAGTagtactgcaacatcgcaaaaaaCATTTGCTGCAACGACCCAAAAATCCCATTGCAACATTCGAAAATCATATGTTGCAACATCTAAAAAACCCATTGCAACACGGAAGAAACAGCAAAAAAAGTGTACAAAACAGCCCATGGCCCATCACCTCGAGCTCGCCAGAGGGAGGAGGGAATAGGATCACAGAGCTCcttggaaccctagccaccgccgcgtccCCTCAGATCtagagggggaggaggaagagggctaagatctagaggaggaggaggaggagcgctcaGATCTGGAAGAGGAGGGCTCAGAGCCAGAGAAGGACCGACCTACCTCGTAAGAGACGACgccgtcgtcctcgtctccggtgAGAGGAGCGAGAGGCGGGTCGCTTGGGAGCGCGGGGTTGCATGGAGGTCACGGAGGGGCAtggggggagggagggagcatGGGTGGGTGGGGCGCATAGCGAGCTCGCGTGCGCGGACGTGGCATCCCCATCCCTGGGACGGCCCGGAGAGCGAGCGGGCAAAGCGGGGGGAGAGCGAGTGCGGGAGAGCGGGCGGAGCGTGGGAGAGCGACGTACGAGGGAGCAGGGTGTGgaatgctgcgtccggtcgctccGGACGTCCAGTCTGTTTCATTATCCTAAGAGAATATATACATCATACGGAGTCTAGTCGCTCCAAAAAAATACATTTACCGGAGACACCAAAGGAAATTCATTTTGTGAATAAACTGTAGCCGACGCGGCGGCGAGGGGAAgggcaaaaaaaaacaaatgttcGTTAATAAGCACATACATATGTCTCTTTCACCGACGTACGGGTCTCAGGGTTCTCACTTTCCAAAGCTGACGCAACACACTGACTTGTCACCAGTTTTTCCTGGGTGTGGCTGTGGTTTCCTTTCACGCAATCAAAATGCAACAAATGCACACCTACTCTCGGCAAGGTAATCAAAGACGAATGAAATGACCTTTTCGGTTGAATTGTCCTTGAGGAAAAAACAGACACATACATGCATGTAAAGTTTCAAGAGGTTTAACTCGATCTGGTCTGCAAGATATGAAGTTGAAAATTACTGAATGAAACACGGAAATATAGTTCAATCAGACGACTTGTTTGCTCAATTTCTGTCTTGATCGATCACATGTTTAATAGTGTACCAAAACTTCTGACACGGCTTTTAGGACATTGTTTAACATCCTGGGTATCACCAAACAAAATCAAACACAAAATTATGCATTCTAAAGCTATGCGAGATCCTCCGGATGAGCCTCAAAATATTTGGGTCCACAAGGTGTGAAGGTCATGCGTGTGGCATATATAACTTATACTCACAAGGGTTGCCTAGAATAGGGGCGCATCATATTAATTCAAGTGTAAACCAATTGGGTAAACATGCATTAGTTACCCAAATTGACCTACCCAGGCTAAGGTAATAAGAATTTTAAATTGGTGCTTTCATTTGTTATCCTTCATTCATGAATCATATAGACATTATCTTATGTAAGATTGCATCGCATGTTTAAACTTGTATTGCCTATATTTTGTGCCCGGCCCAATTACATGACTTTCTCCCTAATTGTTGTCAAAAGCAATGTGCAATAACAAAATAGTCCCTGTGGATGGTGCTACTAACAAGGGGAATTGGTAAGAGATTCACCAGAATTACAACTTTGTTACTAATGACCCCTCTTTATGAGCCCTTTGGAGATTAGATGACAAAGGGGCATAGATAGTGGAAAACTCACATTTCCAGGGAGAGATAGCTCAAacaagatgacaaagggtgagagCCTTGACAAGAGGAAGTAAAGGCAAAGGAGGAGTTCAAGGACCAAGGGAGACTGCATACGCCTATAGTTCAATACGGGATTTGAATTGGAAATTTTATCATATATACCATGGACATGAGAGGAGCATGCATGCACATTCAAGTAATATCTACAATGGTATTATGTGTATGCAAGAAGTTAGGGCTCACTCCAAGGATGATAGTGTTTAGCCGAAGTCAAGATCTTGAAGTCATTTATAAGTGGTACCAAGACCAGGAGCCAAAATAAGGGTAGTTGGATGGTTGGTAAGGCATCCAAGTAATTGTGTAGTTAGTTTAATCCATGTGTTCATCAGTTGTTTCAATTTTGTGTATTTTTATGCTTACATTGATTGTTGTGTCACCGGTCACCgaaaagagggagattgtaaggaacaTGGGTGCAATGCCATATTCTATTGTGGATTTGGTGACTCTAATTATAATCCAATCAATAGTACTCATAACATGTGCACTAAGATGTGTTAGCTAGGTTTACTTAGGTCCTATGGATACAAGGAAACAAGTGGTGAAAAGTCGAGAGAAGAAACATGGATGTATAGGACGTGACCCATATGGGTATCACCACAATGTGCATATGTCCAACCCCGGGCATAAGGTGGGTTACGCTGACTAGATAGAGTCATTATCTCTGATGATATCTCTAGTATCTTAGAGATATTGTTGAAACATTTTAAGAAACATATTAGTAAACTCAATTAGGGGCAGCGTGACCTTGTAACCCCAACCCATTTATATATGAAGCAAGTAGGAGGTCCCTGAATCATCAGTCTCCCATCATGTACATCACATCATAGTACAAGCAATTCAACAACAAACATAGAACATATAGGCTATTACCTGCTCACAGTGTCCCAAACTGGTATAAACTTCAAGAGTGCCCCCTTATCAGTATCCCATCATCTACCTCACATACAAAGTACAAGCAATACAACAACAAACATAGAACGTAGGGTATTACCTGCTCACAGTGGCCTAAATTGGTATAAACTTCACATGTCTTCTGCTACCATCTAGCTTTGTCTTGCACACAATGGGCCATCAAAAATTTGTCAGTGACAAATTAAAACATCGACAACAAAGAAATAAGAAATTAGAGAAAACATTGAACATCAACCGGTTCAACAACGTCGGGAATGAACCAGCTAACTATTAGGTAAAAGTCTAGTGGCCAAAAGAGACTTTGCAGTGTTAAGGAAAGAACAGTGGACAAGTTGGCAATAGGTCAAGAAAGAGCGCAAAAAAATAGGTGATCACCCGGACTTTCAAACGAGGTTGGAGGTTCCTGGGAATGGTCTCCACCAGACGATCTGACAATTAGCTCTGGGACTACACCATACAATCCAAAGTGATCCGATCAAGACTAG
This region includes:
- the LOC136498190 gene encoding germin-like protein 8-4, with the protein product MASSSSLVLLAAALVALASWQQAIAYDPSPLQDFCVADKKSPVRVNGFPCKDPMAVTPDDFYNPAMIIDKRRDTHNKVGSNVTNINVESFPGLNTLGISLARIDYAPLGVNPPHIHPRATELLTVLEGTLYLGFVTSNPNRLFSKVVKKGDVFVFPKAMIHFQMNLDHDKPAAALSSLSSQNPGVITVASAVFGSKPPISDDVLAKAFQVEKKLIDWLQSQFWDTNY